A region from the Variovorax sp. V93 genome encodes:
- a CDS encoding DotU family type VI secretion system protein, which produces MSTPPDPFAAFESERTVIKPKPRTPAGTPPPAAAPAPFFGGVDPTPAAEVGEIGLLNPLVSAAGKLLVLIGKLRNLVQPPNVPALRASTADAVNQFDAAARRAGASNESVLAARYVLCTALDEAVANTPWGVQAGWNKQSLLVQFHNETWGGEKVFQLLAKLAQDVPTHRQLLELIYSVLALGFEGRYRVVDNGRAQLDSVRQRLADLIAKDRPPLEAELSPHWRGQGAGTVRLRESLPLWVFAAGFALLLALAWFGLRLTLNYRSDTTYAAVSSLRVPNIQIAPPAAPAKSPRLARFLEPEIKQGLVTVTDEADRSVVRLRGDSFFGSGSAEPMAASLPVLRRIGQALAEVKGEVLITGHSDNQPIRSLRYPSNWHLSAARADAVKGALTTLVDPARMRSDGKADAEPVAANDTPANRARNRRVDIVLLSEPDRVAAAAGVTK; this is translated from the coding sequence ATGAGCACACCTCCGGATCCCTTCGCCGCCTTCGAGTCGGAGCGCACGGTCATCAAGCCGAAGCCGCGCACGCCGGCCGGCACGCCGCCGCCTGCCGCCGCCCCGGCGCCTTTCTTCGGCGGCGTTGATCCGACACCCGCCGCCGAGGTCGGCGAGATCGGCCTGCTCAATCCTCTGGTCTCGGCCGCGGGCAAGCTGCTGGTGCTGATCGGCAAGCTGCGCAACCTGGTGCAGCCGCCCAACGTGCCGGCGCTGCGCGCCTCCACCGCCGACGCGGTGAACCAGTTCGATGCCGCCGCGCGCCGCGCCGGCGCCAGCAACGAATCGGTATTGGCCGCGCGCTACGTGCTGTGCACCGCGCTCGACGAGGCCGTGGCCAACACGCCCTGGGGCGTGCAGGCCGGCTGGAACAAGCAGAGCCTGCTGGTGCAGTTCCACAACGAGACCTGGGGCGGCGAGAAGGTGTTCCAGCTGCTTGCCAAGCTCGCGCAGGACGTGCCCACGCACCGCCAGCTGCTGGAGCTGATCTACAGCGTGCTCGCGCTCGGCTTCGAAGGCCGCTACCGCGTGGTCGACAACGGCCGCGCGCAGCTCGATTCGGTGCGCCAGCGCCTGGCCGACCTGATCGCCAAGGACCGTCCGCCGCTCGAAGCCGAGCTGTCGCCGCACTGGCGCGGGCAGGGCGCGGGCACGGTGCGGCTGCGCGAATCGCTGCCGCTGTGGGTGTTCGCGGCCGGCTTCGCGCTGCTGCTCGCGCTGGCCTGGTTCGGCCTGCGGCTCACGCTCAACTACCGCTCCGACACCACCTATGCTGCGGTGTCGAGCCTGCGCGTGCCCAACATTCAGATCGCGCCGCCCGCCGCGCCGGCCAAGTCGCCGCGGCTCGCGCGCTTCCTCGAACCCGAGATCAAGCAGGGCCTGGTCACCGTGACCGACGAGGCCGACCGCAGCGTGGTGCGGCTGCGCGGCGACTCCTTCTTCGGCTCCGGCAGCGCCGAGCCCATGGCCGCATCGCTGCCGGTGCTGCGCCGCATCGGCCAGGCGCTGGCCGAAGTGAAGGGCGAGGTGCTGATCACCGGCCACTCCGACAACCAGCCGATCCGCTCGCTGCGCTATCCCTCCAACTGGCACCTGTCGGCCGCGCGCGCCGATGCGGTGAAGGGCGCGCTCACCACGCTGGTCGATCCGGCGCGCATGCGCTCCGACGGCAAGGCCGACGCCGAGCCCGTGGCCGCCAACGACACGCCGGCCAACCGCGCGCGCAACCGGCGCGTCGACATCGTGCTCCTGTCCGAGCCGGACCGCGTGGCTGCCGCGGCGGGAGTGACGAAATGA
- the tssM gene encoding type VI secretion system membrane subunit TssM, translating to MIKKIFGFLFSPLLLTLLALVIVALLIWWIGPLVKIGAWVPLESELARALLIGAIVLIVVLRAIYRRWRARRASQHLTDGLMKAPTVKTDAPVNGEQKILDTRFSEAVATLKQMRLHAAGKKPGWRDWLSISGGSYLYDLPWYVFIGAPGAGKTTALVNSGLSFPLAEKFGPGAIRGVGGTRNCDWWFTDEAVLIDTAGRYTTQDSHQSEDKSAWEGFLGLLKKARPRRPLNGVFLTVSVADLLSQGPEQRMQLAASIRARLLELDAKLTTRLPVYVLVTKSDLLYGFTDYFDDLGKEQRAQVFGFTLAADENVQADEKGLSTAFHREFALLHNRVNDGLIARMQRETDGTRRAAIFGFPAQFGSIGSMLSDLLDQVFTGSRFAQPPWVRGVYFTSGTQEGSPIDRVMGSLSRSFGIERAMLAPQKSSGRSYFLTALLREVVFPEQRLAGANVKLERRRHALRMAGVAAMTLVTLALLAGWGYSTLQNLNYLKSVEARVEPARQTLAALPSRVQNLVEVAPVLQGLRDIWKTPDNRQGDEPLSMTLGLYQGDKLDAAAMLTHQRALNDAFLPQIAKRIEDQLRTAQKDNLEYTYEALKSYLMLYQPEHFDAEALKAWITLDWARSLDRGIPEDQRQALEDQLDVLIAQGPPRSPLKMDENLVRSVRAVLASYPLEQRVFSRLKRQRATKDIPAFSIATAAGPSAPLVFERISGKPLTEGVPGMFTYDGYHKRFQNEVTVLTGLLAQEDPWVLGQDRSATDRMRDVAALGALTDRVRRLYLAEYVKVWEALLADVRLIRASGLEKNIEAARILSGVGSPLANFLRAVVKETTLIPADQPKDVVSKATATVANTRKGLEDLFGGDPNKPVASGKRIESIVDDRFEPLRRLVTAAGPNQPAPIDDALKLFNEVYVYLNAVDTAVKGRTSPPPGDVAGKLKSDAGRLPEPVRTMVENLSQSGAAQAQVAERGNLSQDLKPVTDFCNRAIAGRYPFVGSSKRDVLPEDFGQMFGAGGLMDDFFQKRLAALVDTSTKPWRYKPVAERGAVTTQALAQFERAARIKDIFFRGGGRGPSMRLDFKPVEMDAGITQFILDVDGQLVKYAHGPVVPMAVQWPGPKGSNQVRIQVSPPSATGSSGAAVDGPWALFRALDDGQLEAGDAPEKFFITFQIGARKTRFEVTTNSVQHPIRLKELREFSCPEGL from the coding sequence ATGATCAAGAAAATCTTCGGCTTCCTGTTCAGCCCGCTGCTGCTGACCCTGCTGGCGCTGGTCATCGTTGCGCTGCTGATCTGGTGGATCGGCCCGCTGGTGAAGATCGGCGCGTGGGTGCCGCTCGAAAGCGAGCTCGCACGCGCGCTGCTGATCGGCGCCATCGTGCTCATCGTGGTGCTGCGCGCGATCTACCGCAGGTGGCGCGCGCGCCGTGCGAGCCAGCACCTGACCGACGGCCTCATGAAGGCGCCCACCGTCAAGACCGATGCCCCCGTCAACGGCGAGCAGAAGATCCTCGACACGCGCTTCAGCGAAGCCGTGGCCACGCTCAAGCAGATGCGCCTGCATGCCGCGGGCAAGAAGCCCGGCTGGCGCGACTGGCTCTCCATTTCCGGCGGCAGCTACCTGTACGACCTGCCGTGGTACGTGTTCATCGGCGCCCCGGGCGCGGGCAAGACCACGGCGCTGGTCAACTCGGGCCTGTCGTTCCCGCTGGCCGAGAAGTTCGGCCCCGGCGCGATTCGCGGCGTGGGCGGCACGCGCAACTGCGACTGGTGGTTCACCGACGAGGCCGTGCTCATCGACACCGCCGGCCGCTACACCACACAGGACAGCCATCAGTCGGAAGACAAGAGCGCATGGGAAGGCTTCCTCGGCCTGCTCAAGAAGGCGCGCCCGCGCCGGCCGCTCAACGGCGTGTTCCTGACCGTGAGCGTGGCCGACCTGCTGAGCCAGGGCCCCGAGCAGCGCATGCAGCTGGCCGCCTCCATCCGCGCGCGGCTGCTCGAGCTCGACGCCAAGCTCACCACGCGGCTGCCGGTGTACGTGCTCGTCACCAAGAGCGACCTGCTCTATGGCTTCACCGACTACTTCGACGATCTCGGCAAGGAGCAGCGCGCGCAGGTCTTCGGCTTCACGCTGGCGGCCGACGAGAACGTGCAGGCCGACGAGAAGGGGCTGTCCACCGCCTTCCACCGCGAGTTCGCGCTGCTGCACAACCGCGTCAACGACGGGCTCATCGCACGCATGCAGCGCGAGACCGACGGCACGCGCCGCGCGGCGATCTTCGGCTTTCCGGCGCAGTTCGGCTCCATCGGCTCGATGCTGTCCGACCTGCTCGACCAGGTCTTCACCGGCTCGCGCTTCGCGCAGCCGCCATGGGTGCGCGGCGTGTACTTCACCAGCGGCACGCAGGAAGGCAGCCCGATCGACCGCGTGATGGGCAGCCTTTCGCGCAGCTTCGGCATCGAGCGCGCCATGCTCGCACCGCAGAAGTCGAGCGGCCGCAGCTACTTTCTGACCGCGCTGCTGCGCGAGGTGGTGTTCCCCGAGCAGCGCCTGGCCGGCGCCAACGTGAAGCTCGAGCGCCGGCGCCATGCGCTGCGCATGGCGGGCGTGGCGGCCATGACGCTGGTCACGCTCGCGCTGCTCGCGGGCTGGGGCTACAGCACGCTGCAGAACCTCAACTACCTGAAGTCGGTCGAGGCGCGCGTCGAGCCCGCGCGCCAGACCCTGGCGGCGCTGCCGTCGCGGGTGCAGAACCTGGTCGAGGTGGCGCCCGTGCTGCAGGGCCTGCGCGACATCTGGAAGACGCCCGACAACCGCCAGGGCGACGAGCCGCTGTCGATGACGCTCGGCCTCTACCAGGGCGACAAGCTCGACGCCGCCGCCATGCTCACGCACCAGCGCGCGCTCAACGACGCCTTCCTGCCGCAGATCGCCAAGCGCATCGAGGACCAGCTGCGTACCGCGCAGAAGGACAACCTCGAGTACACCTACGAGGCGCTCAAGAGCTACCTCATGCTCTACCAGCCCGAGCACTTCGATGCCGAGGCGCTCAAGGCCTGGATCACGCTCGACTGGGCGCGCAGCCTGGACCGCGGCATTCCCGAGGACCAGCGCCAGGCGCTCGAGGACCAGCTCGACGTGCTCATCGCGCAGGGCCCGCCGCGCTCGCCGCTCAAGATGGACGAGAACCTGGTGCGCAGCGTGCGCGCCGTGCTCGCGAGCTACCCGCTGGAGCAGCGCGTGTTCAGCCGCCTGAAGCGCCAGCGCGCCACCAAGGACATTCCGGCCTTCAGCATCGCCACCGCCGCCGGTCCCTCGGCGCCGCTGGTGTTCGAGCGCATCAGCGGCAAGCCGCTGACCGAAGGCGTGCCGGGCATGTTCACCTACGACGGCTACCACAAGCGCTTCCAGAACGAGGTCACGGTGCTCACCGGCCTGCTCGCGCAGGAAGACCCGTGGGTGCTCGGGCAGGATCGCAGCGCCACCGACCGCATGCGCGACGTGGCGGCGCTCGGCGCGCTGACCGACCGCGTGCGCCGGCTCTACCTCGCGGAATACGTCAAGGTCTGGGAGGCCCTGCTGGCCGACGTGCGGCTGATCCGCGCCAGCGGGCTCGAGAAGAACATCGAGGCCGCGCGCATTCTCTCGGGCGTGGGTTCGCCGCTGGCGAACTTCCTGCGCGCGGTGGTGAAGGAAACCACGCTCATTCCCGCCGACCAGCCCAAGGACGTGGTGAGCAAGGCCACCGCCACGGTCGCCAACACCCGCAAGGGCCTGGAAGACCTGTTCGGCGGCGATCCCAACAAGCCCGTGGCCAGCGGCAAGCGCATCGAGAGCATCGTGGACGACCGCTTCGAGCCGCTGCGCCGCCTCGTCACCGCCGCCGGGCCGAACCAGCCCGCGCCCATCGACGACGCGCTCAAGCTCTTCAACGAGGTGTACGTGTACCTCAACGCCGTCGACACGGCCGTGAAGGGCCGCACCTCGCCGCCCCCCGGCGACGTGGCCGGCAAGCTCAAGTCCGACGCGGGCCGGCTGCCCGAGCCGGTGCGCACGATGGTCGAGAACCTGAGCCAGTCGGGCGCGGCGCAGGCCCAGGTGGCCGAGCGCGGCAACCTGAGCCAGGATCTGAAGCCCGTGACCGATTTCTGCAACCGCGCCATCGCGGGCCGCTATCCCTTCGTGGGCAGCAGCAAGCGCGACGTGCTGCCCGAGGACTTCGGCCAGATGTTCGGCGCCGGCGGCCTGATGGACGACTTCTTCCAGAAGCGGCTGGCCGCGCTGGTCGACACCAGCACCAAGCCCTGGCGCTACAAGCCCGTGGCCGAACGCGGCGCCGTCACCACGCAGGCGCTGGCGCAGTTCGAGCGCGCCGCGCGCATCAAGGACATCTTCTTCCGCGGCGGCGGCCGCGGGCCGTCGATGCGGCTCGACTTCAAGCCGGTGGAGATGGATGCGGGCATCACGCAATTCATCCTCGACGTGGACGGCCAGCTCGTGAAATACGCGCACGGCCCGGTGGTGCCCATGGCCGTGCAGTGGCCCGGGCCCAAGGGCAGCAACCAGGTGCGCATACAGGTGAGCCCGCCTTCGGCCACCGGCAGTTCGGGCGCCGCGGTCGACGGGCCGTGGGCGCTGTTCCGCGCGCTCGACGACGGCCAGCTCGAAGCCGGCGATGCGCCCGAGAAGTTCTTCATCACCTTCCAGATCGGCGCCCGCAAGACGCGCTTCGAGGTCACGACGAACAGCGTGCAGCATCCGATCCGTTTGAAGGAGCTGCGCGAGTTCTCCTGTCCGGAGGGGCTGTGA